One genomic window of Penaeus chinensis breed Huanghai No. 1 chromosome 35, ASM1920278v2, whole genome shotgun sequence includes the following:
- the LOC125044160 gene encoding serine/arginine repetitive matrix protein 1-like: protein MATTRHMSLLERKKKQWEEERAFLNGGGCGFWGRQAPSEPKRAPLPTDKPPDNHVQQQEAQPQQQQQQEQQTQLQQQQQQYIQQELQQQYVYHSQQQLQQAQQSQQQAYHSPQAPPQSQQQLPMGMGSLNGAPVYLVMPPGSGPSAAGGGVPPGHAGAPAFLPEFLRNFQFPSDQGGATIYELPEGGHYNRTHEGEPHSAPASSRGSRGPDEAHEPPRYDFRAQRTQQHAHYHTHHGGGLDDRGGGGRARWGDRGVGVGHLWAPGDESSPGGRSGEVLPPAWAEQQEDNVLPGAPFSKQGQRTYARGGGMSKMDPEEMAEKERRKKQAEETQRIIKQQLEDKKRQKAIDEERERREAEMWEERVRVQQEREAREYKEEMRKKKEKEEAEERRQRQLQSAIEEAAAKARKEKDVSKYGHIRQSSRGGPLPDVGEEKEDLDQEDSHSRPETKQQHRRHQQPHQQQQDQQQEQQQEHPERHREQERAETQQSERGEQSASPLAPSRLGIPHIKAPAAPDGEDERAKLLRSLGLTPEVLFASSGFFDRTALLTLLTAAAGQRTSIASHDSPADYITDRIITPTKYRSLRECGTQCDEPPYASPRRETRRRSSRRKKSPSSSLPRNPGHASDSRPPWGQNHSDRPYRKQSEKDPYANRRFRRRSTRSLGRCERDTATEESDNQQPHRRRRKTWDKSRQESLSSDISRSPSPRGKGRLSRSSFTSSHWPHIKPSLTPGLQHRPFTPEAEQPPPSPPPEAASPADAGREAADEPDDDDDVVTPPSPRVPTAARSSSPPVPALLNKLKGESSFDVPEYPPGQEPPGVEPPRSRSPPIPTVLKRLNSSGGSTGTPTLPELPSSSRPSSRPQSPRTMSRSSPSSPGRKSSIAVCIVYEDIHESVTPGFSFVKEFAMEAQNLMVGAFTQNEAPTIKFCASMANSLTLLDPTENYRSHGDRPSTEFCTFHKHM from the exons CCTTCCTGAACGGCGGAGGTTGCGGCTTCTGGGGTCGGCAGGCTCCGTCGGAGCCCAAGCGCGCCCCTCTACCGACAGATAAGCCTCCAGATAATCACGTGCAGCAGCAGGAGGcacagccacaacaacaacaacaacaagagcaacaaacacaactacagcagcagcaacaacaatacataCAGCAGGAGCTGCAACAACAATATGTCTACCACAGCCAACAGCAGCTGCAGCAGGCACAGCAGTCTCAGCAACAGGCGTACCACAGTCCACAGGCACCCCCGCAGAGTCAGCAG CAGCTACCAATGGGCATGGGGAGCCTTAACGGAGCTCCTGTATACCTGGTGATGCCTCCTGGCTCTGGGCCTTCTGCGGCCGGCGGAGGGGTGCCACCCGGGCACGCCGGCGCCCCTGCCTTCTTGCCAGAATTCCTCAGGAATTTCCAGTTCCCCTCCGACCAGGGCGGGGCAACCATCTACGAACTGCCCGAAGGAGGACATTACAACAGGACTCat GAAGGTGAGCCCCACTCCGCCCCGGCCTCCTCCAGAGGGTCGCGGGGGCCTGACGAAGCGCATGAGCCCCCGCGGTACGACTTTCGGGCCCAGAGAACGCAGCAGCACGCCCATTACCACACGCACCATGGAGGCGGATTGGACGACCGTGGCGGCGGAGGCAGGGCCCGCTGGGGGGACAGAGGAGTGGGCGTGGGCCATCTATGGGCGCCCGGGGATGAATCTTCACCCGGTGGCCGGTCAGGAGAAGTGTTACCCCCGGCTTGGGCAGAGCAACAGGAGGACAATGTGCTGCCGGGGGCGCCGTTCTCCAAGCAAGGCCAAAG GACGTACGCGCGGGGAGGCGGAATGAGCAAGATGGACCCGGAGGAAATGgccgagaaggaaaggaggaagaagcaggcgGAGGAGACGCAAAGGATCATCAAGCAGCAG CTTGAAGACAAGAAAAGACAGAAGGCTATAGAcgaagagcgggagaggagagaggcagagatgtgggaggagagagtgagagtgcaacaggaaagagaagcaagagaatataaagaagaaatgaggaaaaagaaagaaaaagag GAGGCCGAGGAGCGACGGCAGAGGCAGCTGCAGTCGGCCATCGAGGAGGCGGCGGCGAAGGCCAGGAAGGAGAAGGACGTCAGCAAGTACGGCCACATCCGCCAGTCCTCGAGG GGCGGACCGCTGCCGGACgtcggggaagagaaggaagatttaGACCAAGAAGACTCGCACTCGAGGCCTGAGACGAAGCAGCAGCACCGTCGCCACCAGCAGCCACACCAGCAGCAGCAGGACcaacagcaggagcagcagcaggagcatcCAGAGCGGCATCGGGAGCAGGAGCGCGCCGAGACACAGCAGTCGGAGCGCGGCGAGCAGAGCGCATCCCCGCTGGCCCCTTCGCGCTTGGGAATTCCTCACATCAAG GCGCCCGCCGCCCCTGATGGCGAGGACGAGCGAGCGAAGCTCCTGCGGAGCCTGGGCCTGACACCCGAGGTGCTGTTCGCGTCGTCCGGCTTCTTCGACCGGACGGCGCTCCTGACGCTTCTCACGGCCGCCGCAG GCCAGAGGACGTCAATTGCGTCTCACGACTCCCCGGCAGATTATATCACAGACCGCATCATCACCCCAACCAAGTACAGGAGCCTGCGGGAATGCGGCACGCAGTGCGACGAGCCTCCTTATGCCAG CCCGCGAAGGGAGACTCGGCGCCGAAGTAGCAGGAGGAAgaaatctccttcttcttccttgcctcGAAACCCGGGTCACGCTAGCGACTCCCGCCCTCCCTGGGGGCAAAACCACAGCGACAGGCCTTACAGGAAGCAGTCTGAAAAGGACCCCTACGCTAACCGGAGGTTCAGACGGAGGAGTacaag ATCCCTCGGACGGTGCGAGCGCGACACAGCCACGGAGGAGAGCGACAACCAGCAGCCACACCGTCGCCGGAGGAAAACGTGGGACAAGTCCCGCCAGGAGTCCCTCTCCTCGGACATCTCCAG GTCACCATCACCTCGAGGGAAAGGTCGCCTCAGCAGGTCTTCATTTACCTCCAGTCACTGGCCACACATCAAGCCCTCTCTTACGCCGGGCCTCCAGCACCGACCCTTCACGCCCGAGGCTGAACAG CCACCGCCGTCTCCGCCACCCGAAGCTGCCAGTCCTGCCGACGCTGGCAGGGAGGCGGCGGACGAgcccgacgacgacgacgacgtggTCACGCCCCCGTCGCCACGCGTTCCCACGGCTGCTAGATCGAGTTCGCCCCCTGTGCCCGCCCTCCTGAACAAGCTCAAAG GCGAGTCTTCATTCGACGTACCAGAATACCCCCCGGGGCAGGAACCGCCGGGTGTGGAGCCCCCCCGGAGCAGAAGTCCTCCCATCCCCACTGTTCTCAAGCGACTCAACAGCAGCGGAGGCTCTACGGGCACACCCACCCTTCCTGAGttgccctcttcctcccgcccatCGTCGCGGCCGCAGTCACCAAGAACAATGTCGCGCTCAAGCCCAAGTAGTCCAGGAAGAAAGTCTAGCATTGCAG tatgtattgtgtatgagGATATTCATGAGAGTGTAACTCCTGGATTCAGCTT TGTCAAAGAGTTTGCCATGGAAGCACAAAATTTGATGGTAGGGGCCTTTACTCAGAATGAA GCCCCTACCATCAAATTTTGTGCTTCCATGGCAAACTCTTTGACACTGTTAGACCCGACAGAGAACTACCGTTCACATGGAGACAGACCATCCACGGAGTTCTGTACATTTCACAAACACatgtaa
- the LOC125044391 gene encoding flocculation protein FLO11-like, whose protein sequence is MTPTKTEGTSSSPRPSPAFRSTSPPVPALARKLSAESRLSYPSPEEPAAEHLLTPVETPGSPPLHSSSTSPASVATSAGVSSRPGSATSVQDEDGRTLSVTSSGYESGRRSSGEPRSLSEPLVSPDKWVILKSLSSLRQNLWRRHQELSQQPDSDGSC, encoded by the exons ATGACGCCCACAAAGACCGAGGGAACTTCATCTTCACCGCGTCCATCGCCTGCCTTTCGCTCGACTTCACCGCCGGTACCGGCGTTGGCCAGAAAGCTGTCGGCGGAGTCCAGACTCAGCTACCCTTCACCCGAGGAACCAG CTGCTGAACACCTGCTGACGCCGGTGGAGACTCCTGGGTCCCCGCCCCTTCACTCCTCCAGCACCTCTCCAGCCTCGGTTGCAACATCCG CAGGGGTGTCTTCGCGCCCGGGGAGCGCCACGTCGGTTCAGGATGAGGACGGACGCACCCTCAGCGTCACCTCCTCCGGATACGAGTCTGGCAGGAGGTCGTCGGGGGAGCCACGGTCCCTCTCAGAGCCGCTCGTCTCCCCCGACAAGTGGGTCATCTTAAaaagcctctcctctctccgccag AACCTGTGGCGAAGGCACCAGGAGTTGTCCCAACAGCCGGACTCTGATGGATCATGCTGA